The following proteins come from a genomic window of Castor canadensis chromosome 17, mCasCan1.hap1v2, whole genome shotgun sequence:
- the Ptx4 gene encoding pentraxin-4 yields MGCSGNRKKTLSFLLVFVPLCLPGASLQEASPVGQRKPFFERLRRIEEQFRRFQEVTLTHLQAIANNYNVSYNIDARFQSLVEESQAMALGVNRSQTTMQGDLAHLKTWMRKIRRRSRKVDVRLQALDLALSTNSRQQVQERKGQREAMARLALDMQALQDTLAGLTHQVHSQGVRLAALEGQLQMASPGTAAPGLTPVPTPTWPAWPGPGSLQLQRDRQVFGPSPKLQNLPQDFTTRLQVTQKPPPPSIHWAHGGAIEDPKDSPQLAKPHHGPGHICHVGPVLIFPNVSTKNVISLSPGFVTSLRALSFCSWVRTASAYLGTLLSYATEENDNKLVLHGRDSLVPGSIHFVIGDPAFRELPLQLLLDGQWHHICVIWTAIEGRYWLHVDRRLVATGSRFREGYEIPPGGSLVLGQEQDSVGGGFDSSEAFVGSISGLAIWDRVLVPGEVANLATGKELPTGAILTLANTTSVGGFVQRVTCTCLEPCP; encoded by the exons ATGGGTTGCTCAGGGAACAGGAAGAAGACCCTGTCTTTCCTCCTTGTTTTTGTGCCCCTATGTCTACCTGGGGCTTCACTGCAGGAAGCCAGCCCAGTAGGGCAAAGAAAACCGTTTTTTGAGAGGCTCCGTAGAATAGAAGAGCAG TTCCGGAGATTCCAAGAGGTGACTTTAACACACCTGCAAGCCATTGCCAACAACTACAATGTGTCCTACAACATCGATGCCCGGTTCCAGAGTCTGGTGGAAGAGAGCCAGGCTATGGCTCTAGGGGTTAACCGGTCACAGACCACCATGCAGGGGGACCTGGCCCACCTGAAGACCTGGATGAGGAAGATCCGGCGCAGAAGCCGGAAGGTGGATGTGCGGCTCCAGGCCTTGGACCTGGCCCTGAGCACAAACAGCAGGCAACAGGTACAGGAGAGGAAGGGGCAAAGGGAAGCCATGGCAAGACTGGCCCTGGACATGCAGGCCTTGCAGGACACACTGGCTGGCCTGACACATCAAGTCCACAGCCAGGGCGTCAGGCTGGCTGCTCTTGAGGGGCAGCTGCAGATGGCCAGCCCTGGCACTGCAGCTCCAGGGCTGACCCCTGTCCCAACCCCCACATGGCCTGCATGGCCAGGCCCAGGCTCCCTGCAGCTGCAGAGGGACAGGCAGGTGTTCGGCCCTTCGCCCAAACTCCAGAATCTGCCCCAGGACTTCACCACTCGTCTCCAGGTGACACAGAAGCCCCCACCCCCAAGCATCCATTGGGCACATGGTGGAGCTATTGAAGACCCAAAGGACTCTCCTCAGCTGGCAAAGCCCCACCACGGACCAGGACACA TTTGTCACGTGGGCCCTGTGCTCATCTTTCCGAATGTCTCCACGAAGAATGTGATCTCCCTCAGCCCTGGCTTTGTCACATCCCTACGAGCCCTGTCCTTCTGCAGCTGGGTCCGCACGGCCTCTGCTTACCTGGGGACCCTCCTCTCCTACGCCACTGAAGAAAATGACAACAAGCTGGTACTGCACGGCCGAGACTCCCTGGTCCCCGGCTCCATCCACTTTGTGATTGGAGACCCTGCCTTCAGGGAGCTGCCTCTGCAGTTGCTGCTGGATGGCCAGTGGCACCACATCTGTGTCATCTGGACAGCCATCGAGGGCAGGTATTGGCTCCATGTGGACCGCAGGCTAGTGGCTACTGGCTCCCGCTTCAGAGAGGGCTATGAGATCCCTCCTGGAGGGTCCCTTGTGCTGGGCCAGGAGCAAGACAGTGTGGGGGGTGGATTTGACAGCTCTGAGGCCTTTGTGGGGAGCATTTCTGGCTTGGCCATCTGGGACCGGGTGCTGGTCCCTGGGGAAGTTGCAAATCTTGCCACTGGGAAAGAGCTCCCTACAGGTGCCATCCTGACACTAGCCAATACTACATCGGTGGGTGGATTTGTGCAGAGGGTCACTTGCACCTGCCTGGAGCCCTGTCCATGA